The genomic region CGTTGGGTAGCATCAATAGATCTTATAAATGATTGCAAAGCAGTTCTCTGCAATAAAATTGGAAATGAACCTACGATTGAACTTAGAAAATTAGGAATAAAACCAATACAGCTTGATTGTGAAGTTAAAGATGCTGTTAGTGAGTGTTCAAAACATCTATTGAGTTAATTGGTTCTTTATGCCAGAGATATGGTAATTTACCTGATCTAAATCTAGTAGGTGGGATTAATGTTGATAACGGTTAACATATCACTGGATTATGGGAGATGTGAAGGATCAGGATGTGGGGCATGTGTGTGTATATGTCCTACTAATGTTTTTACCCTTAAAGAGGGTTGTGTGTCAATAAAATCACCAGAATATTGTAAATTATGTGGTAATTGTTTAGAAATTTGTCCTTATGGGGCTATAGAAATAGAAGAAATAGATGGAACTTTTTAAAATGAGGAGATACAAATGGCTAATGTAAAAATTGACTTTGGAAAATGTGATGGTATAGACTGTGGAGAATGTGCAGATGTCTGTTCAATGGAAATTCTCAAACTTGAAGGG from Methanobacterium veterum harbors:
- a CDS encoding NifB/NifX family molybdenum-iron cluster-binding protein, which gives rise to MKIAVASTDGKLVDLHFGDADRFLIYEIEDGEGKFHEIREKTAMPLNNHQERWVASIDLINDCKAVLCNKIGNEPTIELRKLGIKPIQLDCEVKDAVSECSKHLLS
- a CDS encoding 4Fe-4S binding protein — protein: MANVKIDFGKCDGIDCGECADVCSMEILKLEGNKIVIVNPGECSLCETCTDVCPNGAIELED
- a CDS encoding 4Fe-4S binding protein; translated protein: MLITVNISLDYGRCEGSGCGACVCICPTNVFTLKEGCVSIKSPEYCKLCGNCLEICPYGAIEIEEIDGTF